One Paralichthys olivaceus isolate ysfri-2021 chromosome 21, ASM2471397v2, whole genome shotgun sequence genomic window carries:
- the get4 gene encoding Golgi to ER traffic protein 4 homolog — protein sequence MSEPESLRCSSARNRGGVQRVEGKLRASVEKGDYYEAHQMYRTLFFRYMSQVKHAEARELMYNGALLFFSYNQQNSAADLSMLVLEVLEKSETKVEDEILESLAKLFSRMDQNSPERVAFVSRALKWSTGGSGKLGHPKLHQLLAVTLWKEQNYSESRYHFLHSSDGEGCAQMLVEYSSSRGFRSEVDMFVVQAVLQFLCLKNKNSASVVFSTYTEKHPSIERGPPFVQPLLNFIWFLLLAVDGGKLTVFTVLCEQYQPSLKRDPMYNEYLDRIGQLFFGVPPKQSPSYGGLLGNLLNSLMGSGEDDDGAEEAQEDSSPIELD from the exons ATGTCGGAGCCGGAGTCTCTGAGGTGCTCCAGCGCCAGGAACCGTGGAGGCGTCCAGAGGGTGGAGGGCAAACTGCGAGCCAGCGTAGAGAAGGGGGATTACTACGAAGCACACCAGATGTACAGGACTTTATTTTTTAG GTACATGTCACAGGTAAAACATGCTGAGGCCAGGGAGTTGATGTACAATGGCGCTCTACTGTTCTTCAGCTATAACCAG CAAAACAGTGCAGCAGATTTGTCCATGCTGGTGCTGGAAGTGTTGGAGAAATCTGAGACAAAAGTCGAGGATGAAATATTAG AAAGCCTGGCTAAGCTATTCAGCCGGATGGACCAGAACTCTCCGGAGAGAGTAGCATTTGTGTCCAGAGCCTTGAAATGGTCTACAGGAGGCTCCGGCAAGTTGGGTCACCCAAAACTACACCAGTTGCTAGCTGTCACCTTATGGAAAG agcaaAACTACAGTGAGTCTCGTTACCACTTCCTGCATTCCTCTGACGGCGAGGGCTGCGCACAGATGCTGGTGGAGTATTCGTCGTCACGAGGCTTCCGCAGCGAGGTCGACATGTTTGTAGTGCAGGCCGTCCTACA GTTCCTCTgcttaaagaacaaaaacagtgcTTCTGTGGTGTTCAGCACATACACAGAGAAACACCCGTCCATAGAGAGGGGCCCTCCCTTCGTCCAGCCTCTACTAAACTTTATTTGGTTTCTGCTGCTGGCAGTGGATGG gGGTAAATTAACAGTTTTCACAGTGTTATGTGAACAATATCAACCTTCCCTGAAGAGGGACCCCATGTACAATGAG TATCTCGACAGAATAGGACAGCTTTTCTTTGGGGTTCCACCCAAACAGTCTCCATCATACGGTGGGCTGCTAG GAAACCTGCTGAACAGCCTGATGGGGTCGGGCGAGGACGATGACGGGGCTGAAGAAGCCCAGGAAGACAGCAGCCCCATAGAACTGGACTGA